The Pleuronectes platessa chromosome 13, fPlePla1.1, whole genome shotgun sequence genome includes a window with the following:
- the LOC128455181 gene encoding ATP-sensitive inward rectifier potassium channel 10, protein MTSATPPSSRSSSPQKVCHSQTQTDVLKPLLGGVSGAGGTLRKRRRVLSKDGRSNVRIEHITGRNALYMRDLWTTFLDMQWRYKFFLFIATFAGTWFLFGVLWYLVALVHGDLLEFDPPSNHTPCVMQMQTLTGAFLFSLESQTTIGYGFRCITEECPAAVILLIIQLVLTMLMEIFITGTFLAKVARPKKRGETVKFSQHAVVSTYEGRPCLMIRVANMRKSLLLGCQVSGKLLQTSLTKEGETVRLDQRNVPFQVDTSSDSPFLILPLTFFHIIDDNSPLRAWAAKGGGWTDPELADFELLVIMSATVEPTSATCQVRTSYLPDEILWGYEFPPVVSLSPSGKYVADFAFFDKVAKTKTTPVFTPSSPQHVYQSNGGGTVADLSDPEKIRLEQSYRERGEERGRVRDTPLSVRISNV, encoded by the exons ATGACGTCTGccacacctccctcctctcgtAGCTCCTCCCCTCAGAAGGTTTGCCACTCCCAGACACAGACGGACGTTTTGAAACCTTTGCTGGGCGGCGTTTCCGGAGCGGGCGGGactctgaggaagaggaggcgtgTTCTGTCGAAGGATGGACGCAGCAACGTGCGGATCGAGCACATCACTGGAAGGAATGCTCTGTACATGCGTGACCTCTGGACGACGTTCCTGGACATGCAATGGCGCTACAAGTTCTTCCTGTTCATTGCGACGTTTGCAGGGACCTGGTTCCTGTTCGGGGTGCTATGGTACCTGGTGGCACTGGTGCATGGAGACCTGCtgg AGTTCGACCCTCCGTCGAACCACACACCCTGCGTGATGCAGATGCAGACCCTGACGGGggccttcctcttctccctggaGTCCCAGACAACCATTGGCTACGGGTTCCGCTGCATCACTGAAGAATGCCCAGCGGCCGTCATCCTCCTCATTATCCAGCTGGTCCTCACCATGCTGATGGAGATCTTCATCACTGGAACCTTTCTGGCAAAG GTTGCTCGACCCAAAAAGCGAGGGGAGACGGTCAAGTTTAGCCAACATGCTGTGGTGTCCACGTATGAAGGTCGCCCCTGCCTGATGATCCGAGTGGCCAACATGCGCAAGAGCCTTCTCCTTGGGTGTCAG GTGAGTGGAAAACTGCTCCAGACGTCTCTGACCAAGGAGGGCGAGACGGTTCGTCTGGACCAGAGGAACGTCCCCTTCCAGGTGGACACATCAAGTGACAGCCCCTTCCTCATCCTGCCGCTCACCTTCTTCCACATCATCGATGACAACAGCCCCCTGCGGGCCTGGGCAGCCAAGG GTGGGGGCTGGACAGATCCAGAACTGGCTGACTTTgagctgctggtgatcatgagcGCCACGGTGGAGCCGACCTCCGCCACCTGCCAGGTCCGCACCTCCTACCTGCCCGACGAGATCCTCTGGGGCTATGAGTTCCCCCCCGTAGTCTCCCTGTCCCCATCAGGTAAATACGTAGCGGACTTTGCCTTCTTCGACAAAGTGGCCAAGACCAAGACCACGCCCGTCTTCACACCATCCAGCCCCCAGCACGTGTACCAGAGCAACGGGGGCGGGACAGTGGCCGACTTGTCCGATCCAGAGAAGATCCGTCTGGAGCAGAGCTACAGGGAGCGAGGGGAGGAGCGTGGCCGGGTCAGAGACACTCCTCTCAGTGTGCGCATCAGCAATGTGTGA